A genome region from Hevea brasiliensis isolate MT/VB/25A 57/8 chromosome 9, ASM3005281v1, whole genome shotgun sequence includes the following:
- the LOC110651480 gene encoding polygalacturonase-like — translation MAKQQSFSLVLVILVILFTTSSSANAAQYNVLTFGAQPDGKTDSTKAFLAAWTRACESIKPATVYAPPGRFFLLNVVFQGPCKNNAILVRVDGTLVAPSDYRLTGNAGNWIFFQYVNGVTVSGGVLDGQGPGLWACKASGNNCPSGATSLGFSNSNNIVISGLTSLNSQLYHIVINGCQNVKVQGVTVSASGHSPNTDGIHVQLSSGVTILNSRIRTGDDCVSIGAGTTNLWIEKVACGPGHGISIGSLGKDLQEPGVQNVTVKSVAFTGTQNGLRIKSWGRPSSGFARNILFQHAIMTNVQNPMVIDQNYCPDNNNCPGQESGVKISDVTYQDIHGTSATQVAVKFDCSKKNPCTGIKLENVKLTYMNQPADASCNNADGNASGIVLPSSCL, via the exons ATGGCCAAACAACAGAGCTTTTCTTTAGTACTTGTAATTCTTGTCATTCTTTTTACTACTTCATCTTCAGCAAATGCAGCACAATATAATGTCCTGACTTTTGGGGCCCAACCTGATGGAAAAACTGACTCAACCAAAGCCTTTCTTGCTGCTTGGACACGAGCCTGTGAATCAATTAAGCCAGCCACCGTGTATGCGCCGCCAGGGAGGTTCTTTCTGCTAAATGTTGTGTTTCAGGGTCCATGCAAGAACAATGCAATCTTAGTTCGTGTAGATGGTACCCTTGTGGCTCCTTCAGATTATCGACTGACTGGTAATGCTGGAAACTGGATATTCTTTCAGTATGTCAATGGTGTTACAGTTTCCGGTGGAGTTCTTGATGGGCAAGGCCCTGGTTTATGGGCCTGCAAAGCCTCTGGCAATAATTGCCCCAGTGGTGCCACG TCACTGGGTTTTTCCAATTCAAATAATATAGTGATAAGTGGATTAACATCACTGAATAGCCAATTATACCATATTGTCAtcaatggctgccaaaatgtgaaAGTGCAAGGCGTGACGGTGTCTGCCTCCGGCCACAGCCCCAACACCGATGGCATTCATGTACAATTATCAAGTGGTGTCACTATCCTTAACTCCAGGATTAGAACTGGTGATGATTGTGTCTCAATCGGTGCTGGAACCACTAACTTGTGGATTGAAAAAGTAGCGTGTGGCCCTGGCCATGGAATCAG TATTGGGAGTTTGGGAAAGGATCTTCAAGAGCCTGGTGTACAGAATGTGACTGTTAAATCTGTTGCATTCACTGGTACACAGAATGGGTTAAGAATCAAGTCTTGGGGGAGACCTAGCAGTGGCTTTGCAAGGAACATACTTTTCCAACATGCTATCATGACCAATGTTCAGAATCCGATGGTCATTGATCAAAATTATTGTCCGGATAACAACAATTGTCCTGGTCAG GAATCTGGTGTTAAAATTAGCGATGTTACGTATCAAGACATACATGGAACATCAGCAACACAAGTGGCAGTGAAATTTGATTGTAGTAAGAAGAATCCATGCACTGGGATCAAACTGGAAAATGTGAAGTTGACTTACATGAATCAACCAGCTGATGCATCTTGTAACAACGCCGATGGAAATGCTTCTGGAATCGTTTTGCCCAGTAGTTGCCTGTAG